The Pseudomonas entomophila genome segment GCCTTCCCCTTCGAGCTGATCAGCGACAAGGACGAGGCGCTGTGCCAACTGTTCGACGTGATCAAGCTGAAGAAGCTGTATGGCAAGGAATACATGGGCGTCGACCGCAGCACCTTCCTGATCGACAAGGACGGTGTGCTGCGCCAGGAATGGCGTGGGGTGAAGGTGCCTGGGCATGTGGATGCCGTACTGGCGGCGGCCGAGGCCCTGAACAAGGCCTAAGGCAGTCCATTCGCCGGCAAACCGGCTCCTACAGGTCGCGATCAAGGTAGGAGCCGGCTTGCCGGCGAACGCATCACAACATCGGCGCGACCGACGACTCCTGCCGCGGCCAGGCATCCAGCACTGCCTTGAACAGCGTCGCCAGCGGGATCGCGAAGAAGATCCCCCAGAAGCCCCACAACCCACCGAACAACAGCACCGCGCAGATGATCGCCACCGGGTGCAGGCTCACCGCTTCGGAGAACAACAACGGTACCAGCACGTTGCCGTCGAGCGCCTGGATAATCGCGTACACCGCCATCAGGTAGATGAACTGGTCGCCCCAACCCCACTGGAACAGCGCGATCAGTGTCACCGGCACGGTCACCACCACCGCCCCCACGTAGGGCACCACCACCGACAACCCCACCAGCAGCGCCAACAGGGCCGCATAGTTGAGCCCCAGGCTGATGAAGGCGATGTAGGTGGCAATACCGCAGATCAGGATTTCGATGCCCTTGCCACGGATGTAGTTGGCGATCTGCCGATTCATTTCCACCCCTACCCGATTGAGCAGCGTGCGCTGGCGCGGCAGGTAGCCACTGACCCAGCGGCCGATCAGCTCGCGGTCCTTGAGGAAGAAGAACACCAGGATCGGCACCAGCACCAGGTAGATCATGGCATTGACCAGCAGCGGCAGGCTCGACAACGAGAAGGTCAGCGCCCACTGGCCGAACTTGCCGATTTCGCCACGCACCGACTCGATGGCGCGCAGCACCTGCTCGTCGGACACCAGGTGCGGATAGCGCTCCGGCAATAACAGAAGCAGCGACTGCCATTTACCGAGCATGCCCGGCAATTCATTGAACAGGGTGATCAACTGATGCCAGAGCAGCGGCACCAGTACCAGCATGAACACCGCCAGGGCGCCCATGAACAGGGTGAATACCAGCCAAACCGCCAACCGGCTCGGCACCTTCAGCCGCTCCAGGGCGTTGACCAGCCCTTGCATCAGGAACGCCAGCACCATGCCCGCCAGCACCGGCGCGAGCATGCCGCCCAACGTGAGCACCACGGTGAAGGCCAGGAACAGCAGGACCGCCAGTACCACTGCCTCCTCGTCGGAGAAGTAGCGCTGCATCCAGTCGCGAAGCACTTTGAACATTGACGATCCTTGGAAAAGAGACTCAGGCCTTGCGCAGCCAGTAGGTGTATACCCCGGCTTCGGCCGTTTCGCGCAGCAGCGTATGACCGGCAAGCTGGGCGAAAGTGCGGAAGTCGCGCTGCGAACCGGCGTCGGTGGCGGTCACCTTGAGCACCGCGCCACTGGCCAGGCGGTTGAGTTCCAGCTTGGCCTTGAGCAGCGGCAAGGGGCAGTTCAGCCCGCTGGCGTCGAGTTCGGCGTCGCAGGTCGGGGTGTCGCTCATCGGGTGCGCCTCCAGGGCGGTGCGGAAAAGTCCCGTAGGATAGCGCCACTGGTCGGCATCGCGCGACCCGGCTACAGTAAGCCTTTTGATCGAGGCGAGCTTCTGCATGAATCTACTGCGCCCCACCCTGTTGACGCTGGCCTGCCTGATGGCCCTGCCCGGTCACGCCGACGACCTGCCGTCACTGGGCGATGCCAGCTCCGCGATCGTTTCGCCGCAGCAGGAACACCAGCTCGGCCGCGCCTGGCTGAGCCTGCTGCGGGGCCAGGTCAACCAACTGAACGACCCGCAGCTCAAGGATTACGTCGAGACTACCGTGTACAAGCTGGCCGAGACCAGCCAGGTACAGGACCGTCGCCTCGAATTCATCCTCATCGACAGCAAGGAACTCAACGCCTTCGCCGCCCCCGGCGGCATCATCGGGGTCAACGGCGGCCTGTTCCTCAACGCCCAGACCGAAGGCGAATACGCTTCGGTACTGGCCCACGAACTGGCGCACTTGTCGCAACGCCACTTCGCCCGGGGCGTCGAAGCCCAGCAACGCATGCAACTCCCGATGATGGCGGCGCTGCTGGCCGGCATCGTGCTCGCTGCGGGCGGCGGTGGCGATGCGGGTATCGGCGTCATCGCCGGCACCCAGGCCGCAGCGATCCAGGAGCAACGGCGCTTCTCCCGGCAGAACGAGCAGGAGGCCGACCGCATCGGCATCCTCAACCTGGAAAAGGCTGGCTACGACCCGCGCAACATGCCCAACATGTTCGAACGCCTGGCACGCCAGTACCGCTACGATGCCAAGCCGCCGGAGTTCCTGCTGACCCACCCAGTCACCGAATCGCGTATCGCCGACACCCGCAACCGCGCCGAACAGGCCCGCAAGGACGGCACCGAGGACACCTTGCGTTACCAGCTGATCCGCGCCCGCGTGGCACTCACCTACGAAGGCACTCCGGGCCTTGCCGCCAAGCGTTTCCGCGCCCAGCTCGACGAAAACCCGCAAATGGACGCCGCGCGCTACGGCTTGGCCCTGGCGCAGATCAAGGGCGGCCAGCTCAACGAAGCGCGGGAGAATCTCAAGCCGCTGCTGGCAAAGGCGCCCAACGACATCACCTACAACCTGGCGCAGATCGACCTCGACATAACCAACAACCGCCTGGCCGACGCCCAGCAACGCGCCCAGCGCCTGCAGGGGCTGTACCCGGGCAACTATCCGTTGAAACAGGTGCGCGCCGACCTGCTGATCAAGCAGGGCAAGCCGGCCGAGGCGGAAAAGGTGCTGGATGACCTGGTCAAGAGCCGGCCGGATGACCCGGATGTGTGGTACGACGTGGCCGAAGTACGCGGCCTGTCGGGCAACACCATCGGCCTGCACCGCGCGCGGGCCGAGTACTTCACCTTGGTCGGCGACTTCGACCAGGCGATCCAGCAGCTTGACTACGCCAAGCGCCGCGCCGGCAGCAACTTCCCGCTGGCCTCACAGATCGACCAGCGCCAGCGCGAGATCATGGAGCAGCAGCGGATGGTCAAGGAGATGATGGGGCGCTAAGCCCCACAGCCGATTTTCCTGTGGGGACGGCTTTAGCTGCGATCACCCGCGAAGCGGGTAACAGACACCGCGGTGCCTGCATCGCGGCTGAAGCCGCTCCTACAGAGATGGCGTCAGGCGTTACCGGATAACTTCAAGCGCGCCGCCTGGGTGAAATCCAGCATGCGGTTCAACGGCTTGATCGCCTTGGGAATCAGCGCCGGCTCGACGAAGATCTCGTTGCTGCCCTTGCGCAGGCAATCCAGCACCCGCTCCAGCGTATTCATGGCCATCCACGGGCAGTGCGCGCAGCTACGGCACGCCGCGCCGTTGCCGGCGGTGGGCGCCTCGACGAACTCCTTATCCGGGCACAGCTGCTGCATCTTGTAGAAGATGCCGCGATCGGTGGCGACGATGAAGGTCTTGTTTGGGAGCGTTTGCGCCGCCTTGATCAACTGGCTGGTGGAGCCCACCGCGTCGGCCAGGTCGATCACCGCTTCCGGCGACTCCGGGTGAACCAGGATCGCCGCGTCCGGATACAGCGCTTTCATGTCGGCCAGTTGGCGTGACTTGAATTCTTCGTGGACGATGCAGGCGCCGTCCCACAACAGCATGTCGGCACCGGTCTGCTTCTGGATGTAGCGCCCCAGGTGCTGGTCCGGGCCCCAGATGATGGTTTCGCCGTTGTCCATCAGGCTTTCGACGATCTCCAGCGCGCAACTGGAGGTCACCACCCAGTCGGCCCGTGCCTTCACCGCGGCGGAGGTGTTGGCGTAGACCACCACGGTGCGCTCGGGGTGCTGGTCGCAGAAGGCGGAGAAGGCTTCCACCGGGCAGCCCAGGTCGAGGGAGCAGGTCGCCTCGAGGGTGGGCATCAGCACGCGTTTTTCCGGGGTGAGGATTTTCGCGGTCTCGCCCATGAAACGCACGCCGGCCACCACCACGGTCTCGGCCGGATGATTCTTGCCGAAGCGGGCCATTTCCAGCGAGTCGGACACGCAGCCACCCGTTTCCTCGGCCAGCGCCTGGATCACCGGATCACAGTAATAGTGGGCGACCAGCACGGCGTTTTGCCGTTTCAGCTCCGCGGCGATGGCCGCACGGTAGTCGGCTTCCTGCTCGGGCGTCAGCGGATTGGGCTGTTTGGCATCAAGATGGGCCTGAACCAACAGGCGTTCGGAAATCTGGGTCATGATCGCTGGACCTGCGGGGCGCGTGGGCGCGTCAGTCGAGTGTATCACCCGGCCCTGGCAGATCGGCTAACGGCGCCGGACGGCCAGCGTCACAGCCCCTCTGCGGGCGCGGATTATTATCGGACGCGAAGGCTACAGGCAATCAGGGCGATGCAAAAGGGGTTTTTGCACACGCAGGCAGGGCGATCGACGTTGCATCGATCGCGTGGCAAGCCCGCTCCCACGACAGGCGAGCGGGCTGCGCCAGCGGGGTCAGCCTTGCGGCGACAGCGCCGCCAGGTGGGCGCTGATCAGCATGGCGAACTCTTCGACGGTCATTTTCTTGCCGTTGAAATCGACCATGCCATCGGCGTACTGCAGGCTGGCCACCACGTCACTGCCTTGCACCGTGGCCATGCCGCTCTGCACAGCCATCATGCCGACCATTTCACCGGCCTGGCCGGACTGCTGGGCAATGGCCTGGGCGTCGGTCTCGCCTTCGAGCAGTGCCTGCAAGGTAGCCAGGTCACTGATCATCGGTTTGGACACGCTCAGCTTGCCATGCAGTTTCGAAATCAGCTGCTTGCCCAACTGGTCCGGCGGCAGGTCGAACGAGCTTGGGTTGGCGAAGTCCATCGACAGGCTGAAGCGGCTTTCGCCATTGGCGGTCTTGAATGCCAGGCTCTCCAGCGCCAGCTGTGGCTTACCGGCGAGCATCGTCTGCAAGTCGCCCTGGACCTTGGCCTGTTCTTCAGGGGTCATGTCGAAGGACGGCATGGCCTCACCCTCGGCGGCGGCCTGCTGGACCTCCGGCAGCTTGGTCTGGTACCACTCCATCAGCGCCTGCATGGCCGGGATGTCGATGGATTTCATGGTGAAGACCATCTCGCCGCTACCCACCTTGCGCCCGGCGTAGCTGATATCGGCAACCTTGTACTCCAGGCGACCGGACAGCTTATCCTTCGCTTCGCCCTCGGCGTTGTACAGGTTGTTCTGCTGCAGCCCCTTGAGCACCAGCACTTCCTGCTTCGGCCCACTGGTGATCTGGGCGTCGCCCAGGGCCATGTCGAGGTTGCCGACGTAGATCATGTCGTGGTCGGTCTCGGTGAGCTTGCCACCGATCTTGAAACCATTGAGCAGGATCTTCACCGGTACCTGCTGCCCATCGGCGAAGTTCAGTTCCAAGCGCTCGGCGTTGCCGTGGACGGTAACGGCCTTGCCGTCACGGTCGCTGCCCATCAGCAACTGCAGGCCGGAGAAGTCCAGGACCTTGTCGCCGTCCTGCTCGAGCTTGACCGGGGCCAGGCGGATGTCGCTGTCGATGCCGCCGCCATAGCCAAGGCTGACTTGCGCAGTGACCGGCGCCTTGTCGCCAGCGGCGGTGAACCAGCCAGCGGTGAAGTCATCCTTCTCCAGCGCGCTGTTGCTGGTGGCCATCACCGGCATCAGCTTGAATGCCTTGACCCGCGACCAGGGGAACGGACCGTGCTCGATCTGGTCGACCACGCCAACGTTGAAGTTCAGCGCCTCGGCTTCGCCGAGCTGCACGTTCTGGGCCTTGAGGCGGTAGTGCGCGGTGCTGGTGAAGAAGTGCTGTTCCAGCGAGGCCAGCTCGATGGTCATGCTGCCGCCGTTGCCGGCCAGGGCCTTCTTCAATTCTTCGTTACCACGCGCGACGGAGCGCTCCAGCTCCGCCGGCAGCTGCTTGCCGGTGTACCAGGCGCCTGCGGTGGTTGCGGCGGCGATGGCGACGGCCAGGCCGCAGAGGATGCCTACTGATTTCTTCATGAATAGAACCGATTGCTGTCCATAGGAGGGCGAATACGCAGCCCAGGGAGGTGGCCACGCAAGGGTGCAAGAATATCACCGACGGCCCGGGAACGCGGCGCTTTCACCGGGTTTTGTGTCTGGAAAACCAATGTCTCGAGGATAGGAAGAAGGCTGCGCCCCCTGTGGGAGCGGGTTTACCCGCGAATGCGATGGCGGGCGCACCGGTGTATTCGCAGGTAAACCCGCGCTCACAGGGGAGGGTCCAAGCAAACCTTTGTAAATTTTTACGAACACCAAAATCGACTTACGCTCGCTGAAACGACAAAAATAAATCAAAACGCGACCAAATAACCCGATACCAATTAAGGTCATCTATCCCTTTGTCATGTTTAACTTGACACCCGTTCCCCCATCGTTTTTATTTCCCCCACCTTGCACGCGCCCCACTCACGAAGAAGAAAAAAGCGCCGCCATGATGCCCAATCGCCCCAGCCCCCAAGCGCCGCCTTCCTCGCCCCGGCGCTGCCTGCCCTGATACCCGCGCCCACCCCGCGCACTCCCCCGCTCCGACATAAAAGGTGAACAACATGGAGCCTGTCCGCTCGACCTTGCCGTGCCCGCCGCACGCCGTGCCCGTTGCCCAGGATCAGGAGAGCCGCCCGCATGCAGCCTGACCACAGCGCACCCGGCAACGCCCAGTTCCGCAAATCCCTGCGCCTCTGGCATGTGGTGATCATCGGCCTGGCCTACCTCACGCCGATGACCGTGTTCGATACCTTTGGCATCGTCTCGGGCATCACCGCAGGCCATGTACCCAGCGCCTACATCCTGGCCCTGCTGGGCATCCTGTTCACCGCTGTGAGCTACGGCACCCTGGTGCGGCGCTTCCCACAATCCGGCTCGGCTTATACCTACACCCAGCGCGCCATCAACCCGCACGTGGGCTTCCTGGTCGGCTGGTCGTCGCTGCTGGACTACTTGCTGCTGCCCATGGTCAATGCGCTGCTGGCCAAGCTCTACCTGTCGGCGATGTTCCCCGAGGTGCCCGGTTGGGTATGGGTGACCGGGTTCGTCACCCTGATCAGCCTGATCAACATGCGCAGCGTCAACCTGGTGGCGCATTTCAACCTGCTGTTCGTCGTCGTGCAGGTGGCGATCATTGCCGTGTTCCTCTACCTCTGCTGGCGCGGCCTGGGCCACGGCGAGGGGCTGGGCACCGCCTGGAGCCTGGTGCCGTTCGCCGATGACCAGACCCAGTTCGCCGCGCTGGCCGCCGGCGCGACCATCCTGTGCTTCTCGTTCCTGGGCTTCGATGCGGTAACTTGCCTGTCGGAAGAGACCCGCAACCCAGGCAAGACCATCCCCCGGGCGATCTTCCTCACGGCCTTGATCGGCGGCGCGGTGTTCATCCTGGTGTCGTACTTCATCCAGGCCTACTTCCCGACCATGGCACGCTTCCACGAC includes the following:
- a CDS encoding AI-2E family transporter, with product MFKVLRDWMQRYFSDEEAVVLAVLLFLAFTVVLTLGGMLAPVLAGMVLAFLMQGLVNALERLKVPSRLAVWLVFTLFMGALAVFMLVLVPLLWHQLITLFNELPGMLGKWQSLLLLLPERYPHLVSDEQVLRAIESVRGEIGKFGQWALTFSLSSLPLLVNAMIYLVLVPILVFFFLKDRELIGRWVSGYLPRQRTLLNRVGVEMNRQIANYIRGKGIEILICGIATYIAFISLGLNYAALLALLVGLSVVVPYVGAVVVTVPVTLIALFQWGWGDQFIYLMAVYAIIQALDGNVLVPLLFSEAVSLHPVAIICAVLLFGGLWGFWGIFFAIPLATLFKAVLDAWPRQESSVAPML
- a CDS encoding sulfurtransferase TusA family protein gives rise to the protein MSDTPTCDAELDASGLNCPLPLLKAKLELNRLASGAVLKVTATDAGSQRDFRTFAQLAGHTLLRETAEAGVYTYWLRKA
- a CDS encoding M48 family metalloprotease — protein: MNLLRPTLLTLACLMALPGHADDLPSLGDASSAIVSPQQEHQLGRAWLSLLRGQVNQLNDPQLKDYVETTVYKLAETSQVQDRRLEFILIDSKELNAFAAPGGIIGVNGGLFLNAQTEGEYASVLAHELAHLSQRHFARGVEAQQRMQLPMMAALLAGIVLAAGGGGDAGIGVIAGTQAAAIQEQRRFSRQNEQEADRIGILNLEKAGYDPRNMPNMFERLARQYRYDAKPPEFLLTHPVTESRIADTRNRAEQARKDGTEDTLRYQLIRARVALTYEGTPGLAAKRFRAQLDENPQMDAARYGLALAQIKGGQLNEARENLKPLLAKAPNDITYNLAQIDLDITNNRLADAQQRAQRLQGLYPGNYPLKQVRADLLIKQGKPAEAEKVLDDLVKSRPDDPDVWYDVAEVRGLSGNTIGLHRARAEYFTLVGDFDQAIQQLDYAKRRAGSNFPLASQIDQRQREIMEQQRMVKEMMGR
- the nadA gene encoding quinolinate synthase NadA, which produces MTQISERLLVQAHLDAKQPNPLTPEQEADYRAAIAAELKRQNAVLVAHYYCDPVIQALAEETGGCVSDSLEMARFGKNHPAETVVVAGVRFMGETAKILTPEKRVLMPTLEATCSLDLGCPVEAFSAFCDQHPERTVVVYANTSAAVKARADWVVTSSCALEIVESLMDNGETIIWGPDQHLGRYIQKQTGADMLLWDGACIVHEEFKSRQLADMKALYPDAAILVHPESPEAVIDLADAVGSTSQLIKAAQTLPNKTFIVATDRGIFYKMQQLCPDKEFVEAPTAGNGAACRSCAHCPWMAMNTLERVLDCLRKGSNEIFVEPALIPKAIKPLNRMLDFTQAARLKLSGNA
- a CDS encoding YdgA family protein, which codes for MKKSVGILCGLAVAIAAATTAGAWYTGKQLPAELERSVARGNEELKKALAGNGGSMTIELASLEQHFFTSTAHYRLKAQNVQLGEAEALNFNVGVVDQIEHGPFPWSRVKAFKLMPVMATSNSALEKDDFTAGWFTAAGDKAPVTAQVSLGYGGGIDSDIRLAPVKLEQDGDKVLDFSGLQLLMGSDRDGKAVTVHGNAERLELNFADGQQVPVKILLNGFKIGGKLTETDHDMIYVGNLDMALGDAQITSGPKQEVLVLKGLQQNNLYNAEGEAKDKLSGRLEYKVADISYAGRKVGSGEMVFTMKSIDIPAMQALMEWYQTKLPEVQQAAAEGEAMPSFDMTPEEQAKVQGDLQTMLAGKPQLALESLAFKTANGESRFSLSMDFANPSSFDLPPDQLGKQLISKLHGKLSVSKPMISDLATLQALLEGETDAQAIAQQSGQAGEMVGMMAVQSGMATVQGSDVVASLQYADGMVDFNGKKMTVEEFAMLISAHLAALSPQG
- a CDS encoding APC family permease, translated to MQPDHSAPGNAQFRKSLRLWHVVIIGLAYLTPMTVFDTFGIVSGITAGHVPSAYILALLGILFTAVSYGTLVRRFPQSGSAYTYTQRAINPHVGFLVGWSSLLDYLLLPMVNALLAKLYLSAMFPEVPGWVWVTGFVTLISLINMRSVNLVAHFNLLFVVVQVAIIAVFLYLCWRGLGHGEGLGTAWSLVPFADDQTQFAALAAGATILCFSFLGFDAVTCLSEETRNPGKTIPRAIFLTALIGGAVFILVSYFIQAYFPTMARFHDQEAALPEIALYVGGKLFQSVFIACTVINTIASGLASQTSVSRLLYVMGRDNVIPASVFARLHARYKTPVLNIAVVGLISLSAIFFDLVTATSIINFGALVAFSFVNLSVINHCYIREGQNKGLTNNLKYLVAPTIGFCIIVSLWLDLNQNSLLFGGVWAALGVLYLAWLTKAFRVAPPNYVAE